The Thermoplasmatales archaeon genome includes a window with the following:
- the thiC gene encoding phosphomethylpyrimidine synthase ThiC, whose translation MTIMEEAKRGKVTDEIKEVAKKEGIEKEVVMRRVAEGKIVIPRNPIHFPKVIGIGKGLRVKVNANIGTSMEYAKVEEEIEKAKVAMKYGAHAVMDLSTGGNLDMIRSKLLKTVNIPFGTVPIYQAGIEAMRKKGAIVEMSSDDILGAYEKHAKQGVDFAVAHVGVTKESVERLKKQKRLIPMVSRGGAFLMAWIIHNEEENPLYKEFDYLLEIAREYDMTLSLGDGMRSGAIYDSNDRAKFQELLIIGELVERSREKGVQTMVEGPGHMPLNDIEANIKVMKKVTNEAPYFVLGPLVTDIAPGYDHFVAGIGGAIAGYYGADFLCYVTPAEHLSLPSIEDVKEGVITARIAAHAADLARGIDRDIDEKFSIAREKLDWKKMFELAIDSEKAKKYREKRRPKKAKEACSMCGKLCAIEIVKRYLRE comes from the coding sequence ATGACAATAATGGAGGAAGCAAAAAGAGGAAAAGTAACGGATGAAATAAAAGAAGTTGCAAAAAAAGAAGGTATTGAGAAGGAAGTTGTAATGAGAAGGGTTGCGGAAGGAAAGATAGTTATACCAAGAAATCCAATTCATTTCCCTAAAGTAATTGGTATAGGAAAAGGGCTTAGAGTTAAAGTAAATGCAAACATAGGTACTTCAATGGAATATGCAAAAGTGGAGGAAGAAATAGAGAAAGCAAAAGTAGCAATGAAATACGGTGCGCATGCAGTAATGGATTTATCAACAGGGGGAAATTTAGATATGATAAGATCAAAGCTTCTAAAAACAGTAAATATTCCCTTTGGAACTGTTCCAATATATCAAGCAGGTATAGAAGCAATGAGGAAGAAAGGAGCGATAGTTGAAATGTCATCGGATGATATTTTAGGAGCATATGAAAAACATGCAAAACAAGGTGTAGATTTTGCTGTTGCACATGTTGGAGTAACGAAAGAAAGCGTTGAAAGATTAAAAAAACAGAAAAGATTGATTCCGATGGTTTCGAGGGGAGGAGCATTTCTTATGGCATGGATTATTCATAATGAAGAAGAAAATCCTCTTTACAAAGAATTTGACTATTTGCTTGAAATAGCGAGAGAATATGATATGACTCTCAGTTTGGGAGACGGAATGAGATCAGGTGCAATATATGATTCAAATGACAGAGCAAAATTTCAGGAATTGCTAATAATAGGTGAGCTGGTTGAAAGATCAAGGGAGAAAGGCGTGCAAACAATGGTTGAAGGACCAGGACATATGCCTCTCAATGATATAGAAGCAAATATAAAGGTAATGAAAAAGGTTACCAATGAAGCACCGTATTTTGTCCTCGGCCCTCTGGTGACAGATATTGCTCCAGGTTATGACCATTTTGTTGCGGGGATAGGAGGGGCTATAGCGGGCTATTATGGAGCGGATTTTTTATGCTATGTAACTCCTGCAGAGCATTTGAGTTTGCCATCTATTGAAGATGTGAAAGAAGGGGTTATTACCGCAAGGATAGCAGCTCATGCAGCAGATTTAGCAAGAGGCATTGATAGAGATATAGATGAAAAATTTTCAATTGCAAGAGAGAAACTGGATTGGAAGAAAATGTTTGAGCTTGCAATAGATAGTGAGAAAGCAAAAAAGTATAGAGAAAAAAGAAGGCCAAAGAAAGCAAAGGAGGCATGCTCAATGTGCGGAAAGCTTTGCGCAATAGAAATTGTGAAGAGATATTTGAGAGAATGA
- the cadA gene encoding cadmium-translocating P-type ATPase, with protein sequence MHCEGCAKAIEKYLRNKEGIISANVSFSLGKAFIEYDERLNEKRLKELIKEAGYEVEEGKKSFWRAIFSLILTIPILIISLFFYRKELNVILFLLATPLQIFAGYPFYRGAYFSLKQKTADLNVLVSISTTSAYLYSALSTFFFDGMVFYEASSVVLTTVTIGLMLEERAREKVGETIKKLIELKPKRARVFRNRREEEISSDEIEKEDVVIVRSGEKIPVDGIIIEGFATIDESSITGESIPVDKKEGDEVFSGSINMSGFFKFRATRVGKDTFLSQTISLVEEAQTSKAKIQRLADKITNYFVPLVIFISFLSFIFWYFITNAPFPFALTISISVLVIACPCALGIATPTAILVGISLSAEKGILVKGGEYLEKFAEVDTLVFDKTGTLTKGKAEVSDVIGDVLQVAGSLASKSNHPIALAIYNEAKRRGVKILEVKEFSEIPGKGIVGKINGKEAMLGNRELINSKIGEELEKEGKTVVLVYFDGIIGAIALMDEIKENAIEAIKKLEGYEIFMITGDNRKIAEAIAKKLGIEKIIAGVLPHEKDKEIINLQKKGKIVAAVGDGINDAPMLSRADVGIAMGGGSDISKEAGGIIIVKDNLMDVVQALNISKATFSKIKQNLFLAFIYNVIAVPVACGALYPWLGFILRPEFSAIAMVSSDIAVVGNSLLLRKKLRKTD encoded by the coding sequence ATGCATTGCGAAGGGTGCGCAAAAGCTATAGAAAAATATTTGAGGAATAAAGAAGGAATTATATCCGCAAATGTGAGTTTTTCTCTTGGAAAGGCATTCATTGAATATGACGAAAGATTAAATGAAAAAAGATTGAAGGAGCTTATAAAGGAAGCGGGATATGAGGTTGAGGAGGGAAAAAAATCTTTTTGGAGGGCTATTTTTTCTTTAATTCTTACCATTCCTATCCTGATAATTTCTTTATTTTTTTACAGAAAAGAGTTAAATGTTATTTTATTTTTACTTGCCACACCCTTGCAAATCTTTGCCGGTTATCCTTTTTATAGAGGAGCATATTTCTCTCTTAAGCAAAAAACAGCGGATTTAAATGTCCTTGTTTCAATAAGCACAACCTCTGCATATCTCTATTCAGCCCTTTCAACATTTTTCTTTGATGGAATGGTTTTTTATGAAGCATCTTCAGTAGTATTAACAACAGTTACAATTGGTTTAATGCTTGAAGAAAGGGCCAGAGAGAAAGTGGGAGAGACAATAAAAAAATTGATAGAATTAAAACCAAAAAGGGCGAGAGTTTTTAGAAATAGAAGAGAAGAGGAAATATCATCAGATGAAATAGAAAAAGAAGATGTTGTTATTGTAAGAAGTGGGGAGAAAATACCGGTTGATGGAATAATAATTGAGGGATTTGCCACAATAGATGAATCATCGATAACAGGTGAGTCAATTCCTGTTGATAAAAAAGAAGGTGATGAGGTTTTCAGCGGTTCAATAAACATGAGTGGATTTTTTAAATTTAGGGCAACAAGAGTTGGAAAAGATACTTTTCTTTCTCAAACAATAAGCTTAGTTGAAGAGGCCCAGACATCAAAAGCAAAAATACAAAGATTGGCGGATAAAATTACAAATTATTTTGTCCCATTGGTTATTTTTATTTCCTTCCTTTCTTTCATTTTCTGGTATTTTATAACAAATGCACCTTTTCCTTTTGCTCTTACAATTTCTATATCAGTTCTTGTAATAGCATGCCCCTGTGCGCTAGGGATTGCAACTCCAACTGCAATATTAGTTGGGATAAGCCTATCCGCAGAAAAAGGAATATTGGTTAAAGGAGGGGAATATCTTGAGAAGTTTGCTGAAGTAGATACTTTGGTCTTTGATAAAACAGGAACACTTACAAAAGGAAAAGCTGAGGTAAGCGATGTTATTGGAGATGTATTGCAAGTTGCGGGTAGTCTGGCGAGCAAATCAAATCATCCAATTGCTTTGGCAATTTATAATGAGGCAAAGAGAAGAGGGGTAAAGATTCTTGAAGTAAAGGAATTTTCAGAAATACCTGGAAAAGGAATTGTTGGAAAAATAAATGGTAAAGAAGCAATGCTCGGCAATAGAGAATTAATAAATAGCAAAATTGGAGAAGAGCTTGAAAAAGAAGGTAAGACAGTTGTGCTCGTTTATTTTGATGGAATTATAGGGGCAATTGCGCTCATGGATGAAATAAAGGAGAATGCGATTGAGGCAATTAAAAAACTTGAGGGATATGAAATTTTTATGATTACAGGAGATAATAGAAAGATTGCGGAGGCGATAGCCAAAAAACTTGGTATAGAAAAAATTATAGCGGGCGTTTTGCCCCATGAAAAAGATAAAGAAATAATAAATCTGCAGAAAAAGGGTAAAATTGTTGCTGCTGTTGGAGACGGAATAAACGATGCGCCAATGCTCAGCAGGGCGGATGTCGGCATCGCAATGGGCGGAGGAAGCGATATTTCAAAGGAGGCGGGAGGGATAATAATTGTTAAAGATAATTTAATGGATGTTGTGCAAGCATTGAATATATCAAAGGCTACCTTTTCAAAGATAAAACAGAATTTATTTCTTGCATTCATTTACAATGTTATTGCAGTTCCAGTGGCATGCGGGGCACTTTATCCATGGTTGGGTTTTATTCTTCGCCCCGAATTTTCTGCAATTGCAATGGTTTCATCAGATATAGCAGTTGTTGGTAATTCCCTTCTTTTAAGAAAAAAATTGAGGAAAACAGATTAG